AGCCTTACCACTATTTTTCCACTTCCTTTACATCACGCTGACGTCAAACATTAACCCAAGCCTTTTTGCTCCCTAATTTCTACTAtgaataaaaataacttttaaaggACCCAAAGgccaatatatatatttggattcAAGATATTCTTCATGTTTGTTTTATAgtacataaaaattatatttttggatAAGGGCGAATATAGAAATTCTTTTTATGATAGgttagaattgaattataaatatttaaaatgtcaaaatataattttatcatgtattattttataattttatcatttttgaaatgattaaacataattttttttcacttttttagattaaagtgtaattttaccgtaaaatttataatttaatgattttaagaGAGTTGaataacaatttttcatttttatgggGGTAGCGGGCAGGCTCCTGCCTCTTGCATTCACCCTTTCTTTTGAAATTTGTGACTGTCTTTCGCAAGTATTTCATCTATTATTCCACCTAACTTAAGGTTCCAATTATTagttgtttaattatatgtttaattcgacctgatttttataaaaagattTCTCATTATAGGTTAATATTTATGTAGTAAGAGTATACTATTATATATTGCTAGTAAATTAGTATGGTTGTTAGAACTGGATTGGATTGATTAGTTGGATCATTTAGATTTGAaggtaattaatattttatccaGATAAAGAgttaaattggattttgagtgaACCACTCAAAACCAGTTGAGTGTGGTTAAAAGATCAATTGAATagaatttctctatttttaatatcttaataatttatttaattaaaataaaactaatctatcgaattggttgaattgaaaattgatggtttaactaatttgattaatgatgttattttaaaAACCTTGAGAATTAAATTGTAATACATCAGAAAAGCTAAAGGCAATTTGAATTTAGTTTCATTTTTTCCATGAGGTCACTATTTGATCAATTGACAAtgtattaaacataaataattctTATTATATTATGGTTGCAACATATTATATCGATACTATACTTAAAATCCCTAATTGAGTTGACGtcataatcaattaggtactaaCTTAATTGGAAAATAACTACAGTCATTTTTTATacaagtaaattatattattacaaaggtatttttattttttgctattcctataaaaatttaatacaaacTCACATATGATGGGATTTGAgcctaaaataatataaattttaacccatttTACTGGTGGGTGgaatcagatttttttttaatgggcctggaattaaattataatttttaagaggttaaaatataatttttttaatttattaatatatgatttcatcatttttaaacacattatatatatatatttatttttaaaattctcaaaatataattttaccaaatattaacttaaaattccattatttaataagggattaaattaaatattttttttatttatttttggggcCAAATCCCCCACTTATACcagccaaaattttatttaattgttacataaaattataataaatatatatctttttatgaAACTTAGATAAAGTTTGCAATGTaacctcaaaaatataattaaggAAACCACAAATGACAAATCCAATCTTAACTTCAACTAAGATATCATATTTTTTTCTCATATTCACACCAAAGATGGTGATGGAGAGCTAGCTTACCTACCTGtaaacattaatatatatatattatagtcaATAAGTTATATgttacattattttaaaaattataattatttataattttaaatatttttaataaagtgTTGAAATGCGATTAATTGCAAATCCTATAGGTTTAGTATGCAATTTGGTACCcgagtttgacactttttttaAAGGTGGTACATGTGTTTTTTTTCCTCATTGTATTTaacaaaagttatacattttggtacctGAAAGTAACAATATtaactttttaatgtttaaattgagTTTCAGAGTTGAattgatgaaaattcataattagctaTAATATTAGAAATTAGCTTTCATCAAAATATTTCTAAACCTCAAATTAAATCACATCCACAAGactatattttataaattaaacatcaattaaacaaattcacaattaacactaaatttattctattaacaaaatcatgaaaaattcaaacctaataatattagcaCCTAACATTCATCAAATCAACCCCTAAAACCTGAATTAACCAATAAAAAGTCAATACTATTATCTTTagataccaaaatatataactttgtTAAGTATAAGTATTAGATTGGACCAAAAAATAACACAAGTACCATATTAGAAAGAAAAGTGTCAAACTCGagtaccaaattatatattaaaccaatattttcaatatatattatgcattttagtagtattttttgtatttttaaatctattataattaatcatttcatcataataacatcattaaaattttcaaaatctaaaaaagaaaattctatagaaaataatgacataatttatttatataatcagTAATCACTAAACCCATCAAATAATTGTGACTCtatatatatttatccaataATTGTCATTTTAGCCTGTTGACTAAATTTGCTCATCTGTCAAGTTATTGATAATTGGATAGTATAATTTTATTAACTCATCTTAAAAGGTACTTGTCAATTAAATATGCATTTAATCACTTCTTATCCATTACGattaatttcttaaatatttgtaaattttttttacgtATTTGTTGTGTGCGATTTTCTATATTAAGACTAATTATTAGGGTATTTTTGAAAAGCTTTGaattttgatgtatttatttgtaattatatatttgcgatatgtttaaataatttttataattagtgAATCATTAGAGTTGGAGATTCACAcggataattaattattatacataataattaataaagtGGATTTAACACGTAATTTCTTATTAATattctaataattatattaaaattattaatatattaaatacgaattaataatttattattagtgTATCAAATACtaactcataatttttttaaaaaaattgagaattgGTTCCACCTTTTCTGTCCCACTTTGAGAAAGCAAAAgtagagaaaaaaaaagcaaacaaagaaaagaaataacataaaataataaagaaaaaaagaaagaaagaaaaaggcaaagcaataataaaataactcaaaAGCCTCAATGATTTAAATTCTCTCATGTAATAGAACTGTGAGAGAAAAAGGGTCATCATTTCTCTTAAATTCCCTTCTCTACTTAAACCACAAAATTTATAAACTCTCAAAGTTTCTCTGCAAAGACTTGTTTGGGAGCTatgaaagtgaaagaaaaaaaataaggagCAACAGAGAGTTTTTCTAGTTACTaacatcatcaacatcatcatcatcatcatcatcatcataggcCATGAACCAAGGAGTGTTGCAGAGCTCACCAGTGCAACAATTAATGGCCGGAAACCCTGATTGGTGGAGCATCAACAACGCCATGCGACCACCATcaactcatcatcatcatcaacaaacAGCTTCCCCTTTCTTCCCTTTCCCTCCACCACAGCCACCACCACCACCGGCGGCAGCGGCGGCTGCTGCTACTTTCTTCCCTCAACTCATCCCTACTtccacttcttcttcttcttcatggcATGATAATAATAACCAAGAGGTTCCTGAATCATGGAGTCAATTACTCTTGTAACTCTCTTGAACCCCATACATATGAAACATGCatgtatgtatgaatttatgtCATGTTACCATGTATCATGTATGTATCTTTTTTCTTTGTAGGGGAGGACTGGTGGGAGAAGAACAAGCAACAGCATTACAACACCAAGCTTCAactggtaataataatattatgaaaCAAGAAAACTATGTGTATGGCCATGCAAATGAAGattaccatcatcatcatcatcattatcaagGATCTAAAGCAACAACTAATTGGTCCATGGCTACTGCTTCTTCATCACCAAAATCCTGTGTAACAACAAGTTTCAACAGCAACATGTTGGATTTTTCAAGCAACATCAAAGCTG
The Gossypium hirsutum isolate 1008001.06 chromosome A07, Gossypium_hirsutum_v2.1, whole genome shotgun sequence genome window above contains:
- the LOC107930868 gene encoding transcription factor bHLH68 isoform X3, which gives rise to MNQGVLQSSPVQQLMAGNPDWWSINNAMRPPSTHHHHQQTASPFFPFPPPQPPPPPAAAAAAATFFPQLIPTSTSSSSSWHDNNNQEVPESWSQLLLGGLVGEEQATALQHQASTGNNNIMKQENYVYGHANEDYHHHHHHYQGSKATTNWSMATASSSPKSCVTTSFNSNMLDFSSNIKADTATRQHPPLMDPSPECNSCTASGGALKKTRVQPSATQSTFKVRKEKLGDRITALHQLVSPFGKTDTASVLLEAIGYIRFLQSQIEALSLPYLSSDGSSGNMRQQQQSVRKKNYIFLNFSKHKKTVLIKVLAVSCNRALSSLNIVKFKFDLKFKVRYSIRA
- the LOC107930868 gene encoding transcription factor bHLH68 isoform X2 encodes the protein MNQGVLQSSPVQQLMAGNPDWWSINNAMRPPSTHHHHQQTASPFFPFPPPQPPPPPAAAAAAATFFPQLIPTSTSSSSSWHDNNNQEVPESWSQLLLGGLVGEEQATALQHQASTGNNNIMKQENYVYGHANEDYHHHHHHYQGSKATTNWSMATASSSPKSCVTTSFNSNMLDFSSNIKADTATRQHPPLMDPSPECNSCTASGGALKKTRVQPSATQSTFKVRKEKLGDRITALHQLVSPFGKTDTASVLLEAIGYIRFLQSQIEALSLPYLSSDGSSGNMRQQQQSLLNEKCMKKRKGSPADLQDSNEEPKKNLKSRGLCLVPISCTLQVGSDNGADYWAPPSLLGFLGKAIAKHT